The Plasmodium vinckei vinckei genome assembly, chromosome: PVVCY_14 genome window below encodes:
- a CDS encoding CDP-diacylglycerol--inositol 3-phosphatidyltransferase, putative phosphatidylinositol synthase, putative, giving the protein MENKNVYLYVPNIIGYIRIVLALVAFFVCKHNLILFSVLYGTSQLLDALDGWTARKFNQTSCFGQILDQITDRLSTCILYLLNGSVYDNYIIVIGLLMIADIGGHYIHATSCAIAGNKTHKKIENGNKLLKIYYEKPSVMVACIIAYESFWVSSYILKVTDPTNNFHIISNYIFKISFPLAAFKAITNISQGIYGARSLVELDHIKMKNKNRL; this is encoded by the exons atggaaaataaaaatgtttatctTTACGTGCCAAATATTATTg GCTACATTAGAATAGTATTAGCATTAGTTGCGTTTTTTGTGTGTAAACACAATTTGATACTGTTTTCAGTACTTTATGGTACCAGCCAATTGCTTGATGCCTTGGATGGATGGACAGCAAGAAAGTTTAACCAAA CATCATGCTTTGGGCAAATATTAGATCAAATTACTGATAG ATTATCCACTTGTATATTATACCTTCTTAATGGAAGTGTATACGATAACTATATTATAG tgATAGGACTCCTTATGATTGCAGACATAGGAGGGCATTATATCCATGCAACATC atGCGCTATTGCTGGAAACAAaacacataaaaaaattgaaaatggaaataaactactaaaaatatattatgaaaaaccAA GTGTAATGGTTGCTTGCATTATTGCTTATGAATCATTTTGGGTTTCgtcttatatattaaaagttACTGACCCAACCAACAATTTTCAcataatat ccaattatatattcaagATATCTTTCCCTTTAGCTGCATTTAAAGcg aTTACAAACATATCTCAGGGAATATATGGAGCTAGAAGTTTAGTGGAATTggatcatataaaaatgaaaaataaaaatcgtCTCTAA
- a CDS encoding tRNA (adenine(58)-N(1))-methyltransferase catalytic subunit TRM61, putative, with amino-acid sequence MVIAENDSVILYIDEDNISLVKLKSDGSITNKKGIFLYKNIIGKEYGSKIYDTLSRNFIFVLKKTPELIATSLKKKTQTLYEHDISFICLLCNALPNKKIIEAGTGTGCLTYSLANCVLPHGVVHTFEYNEERYTEVKKEFEDFEDVINNIKFYHKDIINYNFEDFENNEIDAIFLDMPNPWLCVEKAKNVLKERGAFVIFLPCIEQVYKIIETLEEHNFCDIATYELINNSWKYILINNKKKNNNLNELENSTTNQSTPLNGNSPQNLNIPYRLCHKENKTHTGYLIVSKKWLDDEHQQMEIEFKGLINPPENTQT; translated from the coding sequence atggTAATAGCAGAAAATGATAGCGTAATTCTATACATAGACGAAGATAACATTAGTCTCGTAAAGTTAAAAAGTGATGGATCaattacaaataaaaaaggaattttcttatacaaaaatattataggaAAAGAATATGgaagtaaaatatatgatacaTTATCtagaaattttatatttgtactaaaaaaaacaccAGAACTTATAGCAAcaagtttaaaaaaaaaaacacaaacTTTATATGAGCATGacatatcatttatttgtttattatgtaATGCTTTGCCtaataagaaaataatcGAAGCTGGTACAGGCACAGGGTGCTTAACATACTCATTAGCTAATTGTGTATTACCTCATGGAGTTGTTCATACAtttgaatataatgaagaaaGATATACCGaagttaaaaaagaatttgAAGATTTTGAGGatgtaataaataacataaagttttatcataaagatattataaattataattttgaagattttgaaaataatgaaattgaTGCTATTTTTCTTGATATGCCAAATCCATGGCTATGCGTTGAAAAAgctaaaaatgttttaaaagaaagaggtgcttttgttatttttttaccatGTATAGAACAggtttataaaataattgagACATTAGAAgaacataatttttgtgATATTGCAACATatgaattaattaataattcatggaaatatattttaattaataataaaaaaaaaaataataatttaaatgaattagAAAATTCAACCACAAATCAATCAACTCCATTAAACGGCAATTCACcacaaaatttaaatatccCATATAGATTATGtcataaagaaaataaaacacaCACTGGGTATTTGATTGTCTCAAAAAAATGGCTAGACGATGAACATCAACAAATGGAAATCGAGTTTAAAGGTCTAATCAACCCCCCAGAAAATACACaaacataa
- a CDS encoding transcription factor MYB1, putative, translating into MSRNLGEYENLSILEEKLEKHLQTVNKLINHSRKNIEKLDDYINTKYNEIKQLAKKRPTRINWIKDEEKTHMSIFFDREFGLIPSNEDALKMLQFESNNTKYRKKYEFKKNDWTKKDIEILFKTVDELSKKYAIHYLIDPNLPYDLKMEKKKEIENEKDVKNIFNKIKLHFDNEIKHETNLITKEMKNNNTEIGNSEKNLISQNDMNNKLSINSFPTFLEMFWNDVSQNVKNSQNSIECQKTWLYQACFEDDKQKKWSDDEIKKLLQLAKKYDERQWKNIARELNTNRSPLSCFQQYIKIKKIYETKEKNTLERIAFNVLEDIQLQILVSIIGDKNWGEIKKHMESLNSNTHRINTRKSPKENHKNKQKKNLNDEISYKRRYLRLVKKCN; encoded by the coding sequence atgagtCGTAATTTAGGggaatatgaaaatttaagTATTTTAGAGGAAAAATTAGAAAAGCATTTACAAACTGTTAATAAGTTAATAAACCATAGtaggaaaaatatagaaaagttagatgattatataaatacaaaatataatgaaattaaacaattagcaaaaaaaagaccAACACGAATAAATTGGATAaaagatgaagaaaaaacacatatgtccatattttttgacaGGGAGTTTGGTTTAATACCTTCCAATGAAGATGCTTTAAAAATGCTTCAATTTGAatcaaataatacaaagtatagaaaaaaatatgaatttaaaaaaaatgattggACAAAGAAAGATATTgaaattttgtttaaaacTGTAGATGAGTTATCGAAAAAATATGccattcattatttaatagaTCCAAATTTACcatatgatttaaaaatggaaaaaaagaaagaaatagaaaacgaaaaagatgtcaaaaatatttttaataaaattaaattacaTTTTGATAATGAGATAAAACATGAAACCAATCTTATTACCaaagaaatgaaaaacaaCAATACCGAAATTGGaaatagtgaaaaaaatttaatttcacaaaatgatatgaataataaattaagtATAAACTCATTTCCAACTTTTTTAGAAATGTTTTGGAATGATGTATCAcaaaatgttaaaaattCTCAAAACTCGATAGAATGTCAAAAGACGTGGTTATATCAAGCATGCTTTGAGGatgataaacaaaaaaaatggagtgatgatgaaataaaaaaattattacaattagcaaaaaaatatgatgaaagacaatggaaaaatatagcaagagaattaaatacaaatagAAGTCCCTTAAGCTGTTTTcaacaatatattaaaataaaaaaaatatatgaaacaaaagaaaaaaatacattagAAAGAATAGCTTTTAATGTTTTAGAAGACATACAATTACAAATATTAGTCTCAATTATTGGTGATAAAAATTGGggagaaattaaaaaacatatggAGAGTCTTAATTCAAATACACATAGAATAAATACAAGAAAAAGTCCTAAAgaaaatcataaaaataagcaaaaaaaaaaccttAATGATGAAATTTCTTATAAAAGGCGATATTTACGTCttgttaaaaaatgcaaCTAA
- a CDS encoding exportin-T, putative has translation MDELEVAILCLYGNESSQINKNEARKYCEMFQNNSDSWKYCITKLIESNKLEIKFFCVNAIIEKLGTLKVEDLINIKNSLYTYLEKKYITINEDPCVVNKLIQLYLYLIEYLYPNNMADGFKFIINNIMVNNDMNIKNRYIFFFLKLMSMLDTEYIDNSYAKKNLQVVTNLKESIKNNDLPLIVECFYYIMNLNIEENTSLAIFTLAKYVPWIDINYVVNDKVLSFIYNTLNSINPISQASYPFLTSLIKKGMNPVNKIQFIESINIVYIIQNSPKIVDTSFEINKNIMLKKGELINNICLELVESIFEITKLKDYEMNIMKYNEVCDKATNLLFIILPHALDIFSANDFYITSTVEQFFSLFFTKFKGIIELTPGTNTENNNNPNNCNRGITGNSYKIPMSKLNVFINSLMCTTVNKFEFPSYIGEDYDEEDEDYITFINFRENIEKLFQRLILFDKLKSIEIIKNAIQYLNENFDNLQWNNIECKLYAFYITTSIYSEFKGNPSTNSGSNNNTKQQQQKDSAEMSLSYNNLLYECLIELLKNRKIVNCSNNLININLMEIFQRLNLFFIKNPQYIEYSLHVFITNGIRSNKNSVVKKAIHIFKKFIKNNSIVISNYIKDILQMLEPYLDIPCPYQKIRNNGLMGNSPFNTVALNPDTIKSIYTYMYNEKNYTYDDQIDIYETAGLLLLYHDFSRGKKLVNDEGYQSNRAANMCNAGTDLNSINEKMNEQLIPIYKERILFFKGVLNKLLENLASIKNLYINSPKTQQDTLCLSFTCSIIIKCIGALCKNVNITMTDTLINDLDNTLGLIISESLELFYTNYLVRDSVLYTYRILSNLFKELSLNYTIKILPYFYNISYNMIMEKLKKGNTSDNSGTNGNAFSMTTPTSFQISNNPSGNDSKNVSSRYQEELKYLYNELNELSILVCHLISTYKEKSFDTFIKPYIHNITQIHLSVWKCIHVQSIEMQREQNSVLSPLLLIFYNISLNIPTAIHNFISFEHVAINHKHFCDMFANDDLIKTKIADAVTSILLISLNYKNTIDLSICLYSFQTITNILNSAANMPTADEILSKYPLMQIIETICMSLKFLDYSDPKNKRVIQEALTIFRLLCGFKGTTNCLPRKIIENSQMCLQNSLLSAFNNNQNDIPVLLQAINENNQQQFRHILSNFAA, from the exons ATGGATGAACTTGAAGTAGCAATTTTGTGCCTATATGGAAATGAAAGTTCACagattaataaaaatgaggCACGAAAATATTGTGAAATGTTTCAGAACAATAGTGATAGTTGGAAATATTGcattacaaaattaattgaatcaaataaattagaaataaaatttttttgtgttaatgcaataatagaaaaattagGGACATTAAAAGTTGAAGatttgataaatataaaaaattcattatatacctatttagaaaaaaaatatataacaattaATGAAGACCCATGTGtagttaataaattaatacaattgtatttatatttaattgaatatttatatccaAATAATATGGCTGATGggtttaaatttataataaataatattatggtaaataatgatatgaatataaaaaatagatatatattcttttttctaaaattaATGAGTATGTTAGATACAgaatatatagataattcatatgctaaaaaaaatttacaagtagttacaaatttaaaagaatctataaaaaataatgatttaCCATTAATTGTAgaatgtttttattatataatgaatttaaatatagaagaaaatacatcgctagctatttttacattagCTAAATATGTTCCATGGattgatataaattatgtagTAAATGACAAAGTACtaagttttatatataacactTTAAATTCGATAAATCCAATTTCACAAGCTAGCTATCCATTTTTAACttctttaataaaaaaaggtatGAATcctgttaataaaattcaaTTTATTGAAAGTATAAacattgtatatataatacaaaatagtCCAAAAATAGTTGATACCTcttttgaaataaataaaaatattatgctaaaaaaaggagagttaataaataatatttgctTAGAATTAGTTGAATCAATTTTTGAAATTACCAAACTAAAGGACTATGAAatgaatattatgaaatataatgaagTTTGTGATAAGGcaacaaatttattatttattattttaccaCATGCAttagatatattttctgctaatgatttttatataactaGTACTGTTGAGCAATTTtttagtttattttttacaaaatttaaagGAATTATAGAATTAACCCCTGGTACTAATAccgaaaataataacaaccCTAATAATTGTAATAGAGGAATTACTGgaaattcatataaaattcCTATGAGCAAATTAAACGTTTTTATAAACAGTCTTATGTGTACTActgttaataaatttgaattCCCATCATATATTGGAGAAGATTATGATGAAGAAGATGAAGATTATATTACTTTTATAAACTTTCgagaaaatattgaaaaattatttcaacgtttaattttatttgacaaattaaaatctattgaaattattaaaaatgctattcaatatttaaatgaaaattttgataatcTTCAATGGAATAACATAGAATGTAAGCtatatgcattttatattactaCATCTATTTATAGCGAATTTAAAGGAAATCCTAGTACAAATAGCGgatcaaataataatacaaaacaACAACAACAAAAAGATTCTGCTGAAATGTCTTTAAgctataataatttattatatgaatgtttaatagaattattaaaaaatagaaaaattgTTAATTGTAGTAATAAtcttattaatataaatttaatggaAATCTTTCAAAGactaaatttattttttattaaaaatccACAATATATTGAATATTCCTTACACGTATTTATTACTAACGGTATTCGAAGTAACAAAAATAGTGTAGTAAAAAAAGcgatacatatttttaaaaaatttatcaaaaataattctattgttatatcaaattatattaaagatATATTGCAAATGTTAGAACCATATTTAGATATACCATGCccatatcaaaaaatacgAAATAATGGACTTATGGGTAATAGCCCATTTAATACCGTTGCATTAAATCCAGATACTATAAAatctatatatacttatatgtataatgaaaaaaattatacatacGATGATCAAATTGATATATACGAAACAGCAGGATTGTTGTTATTATATCACGATTTTTCAAGGGgtaaaaaattagtaaATGATGAAGGATATCAAAGCAATAGAGCCGCAAACATGTGCAATGCAGGTACAGATTTAAATagtataaatgaaaaaatgaatgaaCAATTAATTCCAATTTATAAAGaaagaatattattttttaaagggGTATTAAATAAGCTACTAGAAAATTTAGCttctattaaaaatttatatataaactcTCCTAAAACACAACAAGATACATTATGCTTAAGTTTTACTTgtagtattattattaaatgcaTAGGAgcattatgtaaaaatgtaaatatcaCTATGACAGATACATTAATCAATGACCTAGATAATACATTAGGTTTAATAATTAGCGAATCTTTAGAACTATTTTATACTAATTATCTCGTTAGAGATTCTGTTCTATATACTTATAGAATTCTCTCTAATTTATTCAAAGAATTATCACTTAATTATACAATCAAAATATtaccatatttttataacatatcatataatatgataatggaaaaattgaaaaaaggTAATACCAGTGATAACTCGGGAACTAATGGTAACGCTTTTAGTATGACTACTCCAACATCTTTTCAAATCTCTAATAACCCATCAGGTAATGattcaaaaaatgtttcAAGTAGATATCAAgaagaattaaaatatttatataatgaattaaatgaGTTAAGTATATTAGTATGCCATCTTATATCAacatataaagaaaaatcgtttgatacatttattaaaccatatatacataatattacCCAAATTCATTTAAGTGTATGGAAATGTATACACGTCCAATCTATTGAAATGCAAAGAGAACAAAATTCAGTTTTATcaccattattattaatattctataatatatcattaaacATACCAACAGcaatacataattttatttcttttgaGCATGTTGCTATAAATcataaacatttttgtGATATGTTTGCAAATGatgatttaataaaaacaaaaatagcAGATGCTGTTACAAGCATATTActtatttctttaaattataaaaataccaTTGATTTGagtatttgtttatattcattCCAAACTATtactaatatattaaacagTGCTGCCAATATGCCAACTGCTGATGAG ATATTAAGTAAATACCCATTAATGCAAATTATTGAAACAATCTGTATGTCTTTAAAGTTCTTGGATTACTCTGACCCCAAAAATAAGAGG GTAATTCAAGAGGCTCTTACCATATTTAGATTATTATGTGGATTTAAAGGAACTACTAATTGTTTACCAAGAAAAATAATCGAAAACTCACAAATGTGCTTACAAAATTCGCTACTTTCAGCTTTTAATAACAACCAAAATGATATTCCTGTTTTACTTCAA GCaattaatgaaaacaaTCAACAACAGTTTAGACATATTTTATCTAATTTTGCTgcataa
- a CDS encoding protein kinase, putative encodes MDKIKGSTNDYPQYKLIKLIGKGTFGKVYYAIDLTTQEPVAIKRSPKWRNKVSREVELLKKMNYSKNIVNTKSIFYTTTEKGFRIQNIVFKYMTYSLGKFIRLKKQEKRENKYERIPPDSLKTIIYQICLGIKNLHEHSVAHRDLKPDNILINLDTPDINVEICDLGSAKKVEKNIISIPYICSRWYRAPELLCGSMYYTTDVDLWSLGCIIFELINLCPLFPGKFKKDEYSEECSQIINLIEVLGSPNINFYENIKDYTSSKNTQLIKELCELDIPSLSWSQILGNILEKEERDLIDIIDGLLKWDPNERLKIDEVLDNSYFSTLHI; translated from the exons AtggataaaataaaagggaGTACAAATGATTATCCCCAATATAAATTGATCAAACTTATCGGAAAAGGAACATTTGGAAAGGTCTATTATGCAATAGACTTAACTACTCAAGAACCAGTTGCCATTAAAAGGTCGCCAAAATG GAGAAACAAAGTTTCTAGAGAAGTTGaattactaaaaaaaatgaattacaGTAAAAATATCGTAAATACGAAAtcgattttttatacaacaACAGAAAAAGGGTTTCGAATCCAAAATATcgtttttaaatatatgacaTATAGCTTAGGAAAATTTATAAGACTAAAAAAACAagaaaaaagggaaaataa aTATGAACGAATTCCCCCAGATAGCTtgaaaacaataatata CCAAATATGTTtaggaataaaaaatttacacgAGCATAGCGTTGCTCATAGAGATTTAAAACCGGACAATATAtta atCAATTTGGATACCCCTGATATTAATGTCGAAATATGTGACTTAG gaTCTGCTAaaaaagttgaaaaaaatattatttctatcCCTTATATTTGCTCAAGATGGTATAGGGCACCGGAATTGCTTTGTGGCTCCATGTATTATACG ACAGATGTGGACCTATGGT CGTTGggttgtataatttttgagCTAATCAATTTATGTCCCTTATTTCCTGGAAAGTTCAAGAAAGACga ATATTCAGAAGAATGCTcccaaataataaatttgattGAAGTCTTAGGATCACCTAATAT aaaTTTTTACGAAAATATAAAGGATTATACTAGCTccaaaaat aCACAACTAATAAAAGAGCTATGCGAATTAGATATCCCATCTTTATCATGGAGTCAGATTCTAGGAAACATTTTAGAGAAAga AGAAAGAGATTTAATAGACATAATAGATGGGCTTTTAAAATG ggATCCAAATGAAAGATTAAAAATTGATGAAGTCTTAGATAATTCTTACTTTTCTacattacatatataa
- a CDS encoding inositol polyphosphate kinase, putative: MEEYRHQVGGHCKLIKPKDSSKVYKPLIENEYIFYEKLKNFRSSSAESSPLQILKKFIPKFYGVVDIPIDSFSDLNDEVLKKNSKLVEKSKKKNNKNSQKNNNNLKYTRINKNEKKKDCIWANPDYVHTEAEAHCIDESICINMKESINNIKTDQIDCQTKLNINSYKKNNEHNSEDDGDMTNTKDKKKWVPHIILEDLVNGFKRPCVLDIKMGKRQRKIGASLEKKKRQVEKSFKTTSHSLGFRLCGCQHYNKLQDTLFYKDKYWGRSLSKENIPWAIRNWFWNGSLLYDELIPILLEKLHVFFNCIVELRHYRFWSSSLLWVFDGGLSDKKERSNSLDIRMIDFANTIYLQDNPSVDEEYIFGLRNLIYFIQILYNCIHNIYYLPYQINTSFYSENYDITKKDKSIQPFYHHIIKGKIKSDITNQIKEKKKKKIKIKKLKQQKKYTISMNMELLKQKQISTNENYAPLQNHEPNIQKVDRYEGIQASKDICKTEKVEVNNNINQGTDKVNCFYFINNDKYSSVEVNANCNGSKYFVNKSNHSTSSFVTYHSNDDRNQKLDEQQLIKILCNNNETIKIDKDKVNVKMDIKCILNTKVSSYNEKVCDNLNNDKEDLIMDNSNYTNGEQRKIDNDSKVQINRSIDKFNLEKSYNYKQIESKKENKENGISEITVQCLNDNKICYKNMDVKKVWSNFPISKKYKEKNTNIFNSTCLPSLEKRLKGYNTKIALKKINFNSDSFLFFKKSLDINSVKKVVKKKKLQMCEKSNSCTDIFINIKKDKKKKIYYEKKINKYILRKYSEFSDIKCFTKSVNQMSYLRSSNMPNNRHTIVYKKNKIYNKFYKMNKNKKKYYSHSINKPLEEFNVYSGHKNSNMFCIDDTILNSSKKQNILFNKHIEYELKRKNLIIPLTETNENYKYIRRSLSEPNIYKFPRFAYTPNNFNSTEIHYTNLIKNKLEKLIKAPIYDHIYGFISSSTNVDYFSNCSISE, from the coding sequence ATGGAAGAATATAGACATCAAGTTGGTGGTCATTGCAAATTGATCAAACCCAAAGACTCATCAAAAGTTTACAAACCACTCatagaaaatgaatatattttttatgaaaaattaaaaaacttTCGTTCTTCTTCTGCAGAATCTAGTCctttacaaatattaaaaaaatttatccCAAAATTTTATGGCGTTGTAGATATTCCTATCGATTCTTTCTCAGACTTAAATGATGAAgtattaaagaaaaattcaaaattggtagaaaaatcaaaaaaaaaaaataataaaaattcccaaaaaaataacaataactTGAAATATACTcgaattaataaaaatgaaaaaaagaaagattGCATATGGGCCAATCCAGATTATGTTCATACTGAAGCGGAAGCCCATTGTATTGATGAAAGTATTtgcataaatatgaaagagagcataaataatataaaaactgATCAAATAGATTGTCAAACAAAGTTAAACATAAATAGTTAcaagaaaaataatgagCATAATAGTGAGGATGATGGGGATATGACAAATACAAAGGATAAGAAAAAGTGGGTTccacatattattttagaAGATTTAGTAAACGGATTTAAAAGACCATGTGTattagatataaaaatgggtAAAAGACAACGAAAAATTGGTGCATcattagaaaaaaagaaaagacaAGTTGAAAAAAGCTTTAAAACAACTAGCCATTCATTAGGTTTTCGATTATGTGGATGTCagcattataataaattacaagatacattattttataaagatAAATATTGGGGTAGAAGTTTAAGCaaagaaaatattccaTGGGCAATTAGAAACTGGTTTTGGAATggatcattattatatgatgaATTAATTCCAATActtttagaaaaattacatgttttttttaattgtattGTTGAATTGAGACATTATAGATTTTGGTCTTCATCTTTATTATGGGTTTTTGATGGAGGGTTAagtgataaaaaagaaCGATCAAATTCGTTAGATATAAGAATGATTGATTTTGCtaatacaatatatttacaagaTAATCCTTCTGTTGAtgaagaatatatttttggattacgtaatttaatttattttattcaaatattatataattgtatacataatatatattatttaccttATCAAATTAATACCTCTTTTTATTctgaaaattatgatatcacaaaaaaagataaatctATACAACCATTTTATcatcatattattaaagggaaaataaaatcagATATTACGAACCAAAttaaagagaaaaaaaaaaaaaaaattaaaatcaaaaaattaaaacaacaaaaaaaatatactataTCCATGAATATGGAACTTTTAAAACAGAAACAAATTTCcacaaatgaaaattatgcCCCGTTACAAAATCATGAACCTAACATTCAAAAAGTTGATAGATATGAAGGAATCCAAGCATCTAAGGATATTTGTAAAACCGAAAAGGTTGAagttaataataatattaatcaGGGAACTGATAAAGTAAactgtttttattttattaataatgataagTATTCATCTGTTGAAGTAAATGCAAATTGTAACGGttctaaatattttgtcAACAAAAGTAATCATAGCACTTCGAGTTTTGTCACATACCATTCAAATGATGATAGGAATCAAAAGTTAGATGAACAACAGCttatcaaaattttgtGTAACAACAATGaaactataaaaattgataaaGACAAGGTGAATgtaaaaatggatataaaatgtatattaaatacaaaAGTAAGTAGTTACAATGAAAAGGTATGTGATAATTTGAACAACGATAAAGAGGATCTGATTATGGACAACTCCAACTATACAAACGGTGAACAAAGAAAAATAGACAATGATTCAAAAGTGCAAATAAATAGAAGCAtagataaatttaatttagaaaaatcTTACAATTATAAACAGATTGAATccaaaaaagaaaacaaagAAAATGGAATAAGTGAGATAACAGTTCAAtgtttaaatgataataaaatttgttataaaaatatggatgTAAAAAAGGTATGGTCAAATTTCCCAATTTCTAAAAagtataaagaaaaaaatacaaacatatttaattcCACATGTTTACCTTCACTAGAAAAAAGACTAAAAGGgtataatacaaaaatagcattaaaaaaaataaactttaATTCagattcatttttattttttaagaaaagcttagatataaatagtgttaaaaaagttgtaaaaaaaaaaaaattacaaatgTGTGAGAAATCCAATTCATGTAcagatatttttataaatataaaaaaagacaaaaaaaaaaaaatatattatgaaaagaaaattaacaaatatattttaagaaAGTATAGCGAGTTTAGTGATATTAAATGTTTCACCAAATCAGTAAATCAAATGAGCTACTTACGTAGTAGTAACATGCCCAATAATAGACATActattgtttataaaaaaaataagatctataataaattttacaaaatgaataaaaataaaaaaaaatattattcacATTCTATTAATAAACCATTAGAAGAATTCAATGTTTATTCAGgacataaaaatagtaacaTGTTTTGTATTGATGATactattttaaattcatcgaaaaaacaaaatattttgtttaataaGCATATTGAATATGAGCTAAAAcgtaaaaatttaataattcctTTAACagaaacaaatgaaaattataaatatattcgtAGATCTTTATCTGAAcctaatatttataaatttccTAGATTTGCATATACCCccaacaattttaattctACAGAAATCCATTATACTaacttaataaaaaataaattagaaaaattaattaaagcTCCTATATATGACCATATTTATGGATTTATTTCAAGTTCAACTAATgttgattatttttcaaattgttCTATAAGCGAatag